From the Manihot esculenta cultivar AM560-2 chromosome 3, M.esculenta_v8, whole genome shotgun sequence genome, one window contains:
- the LOC110611336 gene encoding ISWI chromatin-remodeling complex ATPase CHR11: MAKPSYQQESSDDALSNGSSSSDEEQINEQINEEEEDEEELEAVARSADSDDDEAADDNGDDVNGDADDVEEDGNNNEISKREKERLKEMEKLKKHKIQEILDAQNAAIDADMNNKGKGRLKYLLQQTELFAHFAKPDQSSSQKKAKGRGRHASKITEEEEDEEYLKEEEDGLSGAGNTRLVAQPSCIQGKMRDYQLAGLNWLIRLYENGINGILADEMGLGKTLQTISLLGYLHEFRGITGPHMVVAPKSTLGNWMNEIRRFCPVLRAVKFLGNPDERKHIREDLLVAGKFDVCVTSFEMAIKEKSTLRRFSWRYIIIDEAHRIKNENSLLSKTMRLYNTNYRLLITGTPLQNNLHELWSLLNFLLPEIFSSAETFDEWFQISGENDQQEVVQQLHKVLRPFLLRRLKSDVEKGLPPKKETILKVGMSQMQKQYYRALLQKDLEVVNAGGERKRLLNVAMQLRKCCNHPYLFQGAEPGPPFTTGEHLITNAGKMVLLDKLLPKLKERDSRVLIFSQMTRLLDILEDYLMFRGYQYCRIDGNTGGEDRDASIETFNKPGSEKFVFLLSTRAGGLGINLATADVVILYDSDWNPQVDLQAQDRAHRIGQKKEVQVFRFCTEYTIEEKVIERAYKKLALDALVIQQGRLAEQKTVNKDELLQMVRFGAEMVFSSKDSTITDEDIDRIIAKGEEATAELDAKMKKFTEDAIKFKMDDSAELYDFDDDKDENKFDFKKIVSDNWIEPPKRERKRNYSESDYFKQTMRQSGPAKPKEPRIPRMPQLHDFQFFNTQRLSELYEKEVRFLMQTHQKNQIKDTIDVDEPEESGEPLTAEELEEKERLLEEGFSSWSRRDFNTFIRACEKYGRNDIKSIVSEMEGKTEEEVERYAKVFKERYKELNDYDRIIKNIERGEARISRKDEIMKAIGKKLDRYKNPWLELKIQYGQNKGKLYNEECDRFMICMVHKLGYGNWDELKAAFRTSPLFRFDWFVKSRTTQELARRCDTLIRLVEKENQEYDERERQARKEKKLAKNMTPSKRAMGRQTESTSSQKRRKQLTMDDYVSSGKRRK; this comes from the exons ATGGCGAAACCCTCGTACCAACAGGAGTCCTCTGACGACGCTCTATCCAATGGTTCCAGTTCGTCCGATGAGGAGCAAATCAACGAGCAGATcaatgaggaggaggaggacgagGAGGAGCTTGAAGCCGTGGCTCGCTCTGCCGATTCTGATGATGATGAAGCCGCCGACGATAATGGAGACGATGTCAACGGTGATGCTGACGATGTTGAGGAG GACGGAAACAACAATGAAATTAGTAAACGTGAGAAAGAAAGGCTCAAAGAAATGGAGAAATTGAAGAAGCATAAGATTCAGGAGATTTTGGACGCACAGAATGCGGCTATAGATGCAGATATG AACAATAAAGGAAAGGGACGCCTGAAGTATTTGCTGCAGCAAACTGAGTTGTTTGCTCATTTTGCCAAACCTGATCAATCTTCATCCCAGAAGAAAGCAAAGGGAAG GGGTCGGCATGCATCCAAAATAACtgaagaggaagaagatgaagagtATCTAAAGGAGGAGGAAGATGGTTTATCTGGAGCTGGAAACACACGGTTGGTGGCACAACCCTCTT GTATTCAGGGAAAGATGAGGGATTACCAACTTGCTGGGTTAAACTGGCTTATAAGACTCTATGAGAACGGTATAAATGGAATTCTTGCAGATGAAATG GGTCTTGGTAAAACTTTACAAACCATCTCCTTACTGGGTTACCTGCACGAATTTAGAGGAATAACTGGTCCTCATATGGTAGTTGCTCCAAAGTCTACACTTGGTAACTGGATGAATGAAATTCGTCGTTTTTGTCCAGTTTTGCGTGCTGTAAAGTTTCTTGGTAATCCTGATGAAAGG AAGCACATACGCGAAGATTTACTTGTTGCAGGCAAATTTGATGTGTGTGTTACTAGTTTTGAAATGGCCATCAAAGAGAAGTCAACCTTGCGTCGCTTTAGCTGGCGCTACATAATCATTGATGAAGCCCACcgaattaaaaatgaaaattctcTTCTTTCAAAAACAATGAGACTTTACAATACCAATTACCGTCTTCTCATTACTGGTACTCCTCTTCAG AACAATCTCCATGAACTCTGGTCTCTTCTGAACTTTTTACTGCCAGAAATTTTTAGCTCAGCTGAAACCTTTGATGAATGGTTTCAAATTTCTGGTGAAAAtgatcagcaggaggtggttcaacAACTGCACAAG GTTCTTCGGCCATTCCTTCTGCGAAGACTGAAATCAGATGTTGAGAAAGGGTTGCCCCCAAAGAAGGAGACCATACTGAAGGTAGGGATGTCCCAGATGCAGAAGCAGTATTATAGGGCTTTGTTACAGAAAGACCTTGAAGTTGTTAATGCTGGTGGAGAAAGGAAACGCCTTCTGAATGTAGCGATGCAGCTGCGTAAATGCTGTAATCATCCATATCTTTTCCAGGGAGCTGAGCCTGGCCCACCATTTACAACTGGAGAGCATCTTATTACCAATGCTG GTAAGATGGTTCTCTTGGATAAGCTGCTTCCGAAGCTTAAAGAGCGTGATTCCAGGGTTTTGATATTTTCACAG ATGACTAGATTGCTTGACATTCTTGAAGACTACTTGATGTTTCGCGGCTATCAGTATTGTCGTATTGATGGTAATACTGGTGGGGAAGATCGTGATGCTTCCATTGAGACCTTTAACAAGCCAGGGAGTGAGAAATTTGTCTTCTTGTTGTCAACTAGAGCTGGAGGACTTGGGATTAATCTTGCTACTGCAGATGTTGTCATACTTTATGATAGTGACTG GAATCCACAAGTTGATTTGCAAGCACAGGATCGTGCTCATAGGATTGGTCAAAAGAAAGAAGTTCAAGTGTTCCGATTTTGCACAGAG TATACCATTGAGGAAAAAGTGATTGAGAGGGCTTATAAAAAGCTTGCACTTGATGCTTTAGTGATTCAACAAGGAAGATTAGCGGAGCAGAAAA CTGTTAATAAAGATGAGCTGCTTCAAATGGTGAGATTTGGTGCTGAAATGGTGTTCAGCTCAAAGGATAGCACTATTACAGATGAAGACATAGACAGAATTATTGCTAAAGGAGAAGAGGCAACAGCAGAGCTTGATGCCAAGATGAAGAAATTTACAGAAGATGCAATAAAGTTCAAAATGGATGACT CTGCTGAATTATATGATTTTGATGATGATAAG GACGAGAATAAGTTTGACTTCAAGAAGATTGTCAGTGATAACTGGATTGAACCACCAAAGAGAGAGCGAAAGCGCAA TTACTCGGAATCTGATTACTTTAAGCAAACAATGCGTCAAAGTGGTCCAGCAAAACCAAAAGAACCTCGAATTCCCCGCATGCCTCAATT ACAcgattttcaatttttcaacACACAAAGATTGAGTGAATTGTATGAAAAAGAAGTGCGCTTCCTCATG CAAACACATCAAAAGAATCAGATAAAAGACAcaattgatgtggatgaacctGAAG AGAGCGGAGAACCTTTGACTGCTGAAGAATTGGAAGAAAAGGAGAGACTATTGGAAGAG GGCTTTTCTTCTTGGAGTAGAAGAGACTTCAATACCTTTATTAGGGCTTGTGAGAAGTATGGCCGCAATGACATAAAAAGTATTGTTTCCGAAATGGAAGGTAAAACAGAGGAGGAAGTTGAAAGATACGCTAAAGTTTTTAAAGAGCGATACAAAGAGTTAAATG ATTATGACAggatcattaaaaatattgagAGGGGGGAGGCTAGAATTTCCCGTAAAGATGAGATCATGAAAGCTATTGGGAAGAAATTGGATCGATACAAGAATCCATGGCTTGAATTGAAGATCCAGTATGGTCAGAACAAAGGGAAGCTGTACAATGAAGAATGTGATCGATTCATG ATTTGCATGGTTCACAAGCTTGGATATGGGAACTGGGATGAGTTAAAGGCAGCATTTCGCACATCACCTTTGTTTCGTTTTGATTGGTTTGTGAAGTCTCGCACGACTCAAGAACTCGCAAGGAGATGTGATACCCTAATTCGGTTGGTGGAGAAGGAAAACCAAGAATAtgatgagagagagagacaagCTCGGAAAGAGAAGAAGCTTGCCAAG AACATGACACCCTCTAAGCGTGCTATGGGGAGGCAAACTGAGAGTACCAGTTCGCAAAAGAGACGAAAGCAATTGACAATGGATGATTATGTCAGCTCA GGAAAGAGGAGGAAGTAG
- the LOC110611337 gene encoding serine/threonine-protein kinase PBL27 — protein sequence MGGCFPCFGSSSNKEGSGGAVKEVAKKDSVKEGSVAQSHRVGRVSSDKSKSQNGSDPKKEAVVPKDGPTANIAAQTFTFKELAAATKNFRPECLLGEGGFGRVYKGRLETTGQVVAVKQLDRNGLQGNREFLVEVLMLSLLHHPNLVNLIGYCADGDQRLLVYEFMPLGSLEDHLHDLPPDKEPLDWNTRMKIAAGAAKGLEYLHDKANPPVIYRDLKSSNILLDEGYHPKLSDFGLAKLGPVGDKTHVSTRVMGTYGYCAPEYAMTGQLTLKSDVYSFGVVFLELITGRKAIDNTRAPGEHNLVAWARPLFKDRRKFPKMADPLLQGRYPMRGLYQALAVAAMCLQEQAATRPLIGDVVTALTYLASQTYEPSAANQSNRVGPSTPWNRDDRRGMADGLHSPDEHGSGRRHGSPSTRKNSPDYRKRDTVRELSSGTELRRSDTGGGSGRKWGLDDSEQQDSIKGSPVNTSRARETSRNRDLDRERAVADAKVWGQNWREKKRANAMGSFDGTKE from the exons ATGGGTGGGTGTTTTCCTTGTTTTGGATCATCATCAAACAAGGAGGGTAGTGGTGGTGCCGTCAAAGAAGTGGCCAAGAAGGATTCGGTCAAAGAAGGTTCAGTTGCTCAGTCTCACCGTGTTGGTAGAGTTAGCtcag ACAAATCAAAATCCCAAAATGGTTCTGATCCTAAGAAGGAGGCAGTAGTTCCTAAAGATGGTCCAACTGCCAATATTGCAGCACAAACATTTACTTTCAAAGAGCTTGCTGCGGCAACCAAGAACTTCAGACCAGAGTGTCTCTTGGGTGAAGGGGGATTTGGTCGTGTTTACAAAGGGCGATTGGAGACCACTGGACAG GTGGTTGCTGTAAAACAGCTTGATCGGAATGGCCTTCAAGGAAACAGGGAATTTCTCGTGGAGGTTCTCATGCTCAGCCTCCTGCACCATCCCAACCTCGTTAATTTGATTGGTTATTGTGCTGATGGGGATCAACGCCTCcttgtttatgagtttatgccACTGGGATCGTTAGAGGATCACTTGCATG ATCTTCCACCAGACAAGGAGCCTCTGGACTGGAACACAAGGATGAAGATTGCAGCTGGTGCTGCTAAGGGTTTAGAGTACTTGCATGACAAAGCAAATCCACCTGTCATTTACCGAGATTTGAAATCATCCAACATCCTTCTTGATGAGGGCTATCACCCCAAGTTATCAGATTTTGGACTTGCAAAGTTGGGTCCTGTTGGTGACAAGACTCATGTCTCTACACGTGTGATGGGAACATATGGCTATTGTGCCCCTGAATATGCTATGACTGGTCAACTTACTTTAAAATCCGATGTTTATAGTTTTGGAGTGGTCTTTCTTGAACTCATCACTGGGCGCAAGGCAATTGATAATACCAGGGCTCCTGGAGAGCATAATCTTGTTGCATGG GCACGGCCACTTTTCAAGGATCGTAGGAAGTTCCCAAAAATGGCTGATCCATTGCTTCAAGGCCGTTATCCGATGAGAGGATTATAtcaagctcttgcagttgcagcCATGTGCTTGCAAGAACAAGCAGCCACAAGACCTCTAATAGGCGATGTTGTGACTGCACTGACTTACTTAGCTTCCCAAACCTATGAACCTAGTGCTGCCAATCAAAGTAACAGAGTTGGGCCATCTACTCCTTGGAACAGGGACGATAGAAGGGGAATGGCAGATGGGCTGCATAGCCCAGATGAGCATGGGAGTGGTAGGCGGCATGGTTCTCCTTCTACGCGTAAAAATTCACCTGATTATAGAAAACGTGATACTGTCAGAGAATTAAGCAGTGGCACAGAGTTACGAAGGAGTGACACGGGTGGTGGGTCTGGTCGAAAATGGGGTTTGGATGACTCTGAGCAACAGGACTCTATAAAAGGTAGTCCAGTAAATACCAGCAGAGCAAGGGAAACTTCAAGGAATCGGGATTTAGATAGAGAGCGTGCAGTTGCAGATGCAAAAGTTTGGGGTCAAAATTGGAGAGAGAAAAAGCGGGCAAATGCAATGGGTAGCTTTGATGGTACAAAGGAGTAA
- the LOC110612267 gene encoding monothiol glutaredoxin-S2 has protein sequence MEKVTQLASERPVVIFSRSTCAMCHAIKSLLREFGVNPAVYEVDEIPRGREIEQALSRLVSPTLPAVFIGGELVGGANEVMTCHLNRSLIPMLRRAGALWV, from the coding sequence ATGGAGAAGGTGACACAATTGGCATCAGAGAGGCCAGTGGTGATATTTAGCAGGAGCACTTGTGCCATGTGCCATGCGATAAAAAGCCTGCTGCGTGAGTTTGGTGTGAACCCTGCAGTTTATGAGGTAGATGAGATACCTAGAGGAAGGGAAATAGAGCAAGCACTGTCGAGGCTTGTGTCCCCAACCTTGCCTGCGGTTTTCATTGGAGGTGAACTTGTGGGTGGAGCCAACGAGGTCATGACTTGTCACCTTAATCGTTCCTTGATCCCAATGCTTAGACGTGCAGGCGCATTATGGGTTTGA
- the LOC110611710 gene encoding acyl-CoA-binding domain-containing protein 6 isoform X2 produces the protein MFGFSRRRMKLGRVKKVQLSETTLVTRSPIRPQKRNNHPNSEVVAPTTSHSDELDCQCSSAPHEINNSTSANSDNWMVLSVSGDKPTPRFNHAATVIGNKMFVVGGESGSGLLDDVQVLNFAQFTWTAISSKLYLSPSSLPLKIPACKGHCLVSWGKKALLIGGKTDPASDRISVWAFDMETECWSLLEAKGDVPVARSDHTVVRASTVLILFGGEDAKRRKLNDLHMFDLKSLTWLPLHCTGTGPSPRSNHVAALFDDKMLLIFGGASKSRTLNDLYFLDFETMVWSRIKIRGFHPSPRAGCCGVLCGTKWYIAGGGSRKKRHSETLVFDILKVEWSVAFAASPSSITTNKGFSLVLVQHKEKDFLVAFGGSKKEPTNQVEVMGMDKSESSMSRQLVASKGPGPILFGKKSLSMGLAAQLGTDSSQRSVESLARQNLASAVEQHGSGRKSLSETLADPNPVSGNVSLRKQFIEEEHSTAVKVAKNSEDGTFSSLAMEHRINQPDVSIQTNISIGKIIAEENSSVFEYENMNSQNQGIGNHPVDNEDVLVPATDGITGGCHSSMYLLYETKITALIRKNGVLEGQLAAALSSRDAAEKNLSSVLKSKQEMEKKLADALREMELLKEKLAGIELAQEEANSLSNIVHSDNVRLEHDVAFLKAVLDDTQKELHSTRGVLSGERARAFQLQVSGIPNNWEERK, from the exons ATGTTTGGCTTCTCTCGTAGACGCATGAAACTTGGCAG AGTTAAGAAGGTACAGCTCTCGGAAACGACACTTGTGACTAGAAGTCCTATTAGACCCCAGAAACGAAATAACCATCCCAAT AGTGAAGTCGTTGCCCCTACAACTAGTCATTCTGATGAGCTCGATTGTCAGTGTTCATCTGCTCCACATGAGATTAATAACTCTACATCAGCGAACTCCGATAACTGGATGGTGTTGTCTGTATCTGGGGACAAACCAACGCCTCGTTTCAAT CATGCTGCTACTGTGATCGGTAACAAGATGTTTGTGGTTGGTGGTGAGTCTGGAAGTGGATTGTTAGATGATGTACAG GTGCTTAATTTTGCCCAATTTACCTGGACTGCAATTTCATCAAAGCTTTACTTGTCACCAAGCAGCCTGCCATTAAAGATCCCTGCATGCAAGGGCCATTGTCTG GTTTCATGGGGGAAGAAGGCACTTTTAATTGGAGGAAAAACAGATCCTGCAAGTGATAGAATTTCAG TTTGGGCATTTGACATGGAAACAGAGTGTTGGTCACTTTTGGAAGCAAAGGGAGATGTGCCG GTTGCTCGCAGTGATCATACAGTGGTCAGGGCAAGTactgttttaattttatttggagGTGAAGATGCTAAAAGAAGAAAACTAAATGATCTACATATGTTTGATCTGAAGTCTTTAACATGGCTCCCTTTACATTGCAC AGGAACAGGACCGTCTCCGAGATCGAACCATGTGGCTGCTCTTTTTGATGATAAAATGCTACTCATATTTGGAGGAGCATCAAAGTCACGGACTTTGAATGACTTGTATTTCCTCGACTTTGAAACG ATGGTTTGGTCAAGAATAAAGATACGAGGTTTCCATCCATCTCCTAGGGCTGGTTGTTGTGGAGTTCTATGTGGAACTAAATGGTACATTGCAGGAGGGGGTAGCAGAAAAAAAC GACACTCGGAAACTTTGGTTTTTGACATTTTGAAAGTGGAGTGGTCTGTAGCTTTTGCAGCATCCCCATCTTCTATCACGACAAACAAG GGATTTAGTTTGGTGCTTGTGCAACACAAAGAAAAGGATTTTCTTGTTGCATTTGGAGGATCCAAAAAGGAGCCAACAAATCAG GTTGAAGTTATGGGTATGGATAAGAGTGAATCATCCATGAGTCGACAATTGGTTGCTAGTAAAGGTCCTGGCCCTATTTTGTTTGGAAAAAAGTCATTATCCATGGGGCTGGCTGCACAACTTGGTACTGATTCTTCCCAGCGTTCAGTTGAATCCCTTGCAAGACAAAATTTGGCATCTGCAGTTGAGCAGCATGGTTCTGGTAGAAAATCTTTGTCAGAGACACTTGCTGATCCAAATCCTGTTTCTGGCAATGTCTCTCTGCGCAAGCAATTTATCGAGGAAGAACATAGCACAGCTGTTAAGGTGGCAAAGAATTCAGAAGATGGAACCTTTTCATCTCTG gCAATGGAACACCGTATAAATCAACCTGATGTGTCAATTCAGACCAACATATCTATAGGTAAAATTATTGCAGAGGAAAATTCTTCTGTATTTGAATATGAAAATATGAACTCCCAGAACCAAGGAATTGGAAACCATCCAGTTGATAATGAGGATGTATTAGTACCAGCAACAGATGGTATTACAGGAGGCTGCCATTCAAGCATGTATCTATTATatgaaacaaaaataactgcACTAATAAGAAAGAATGGGGTTCTAGAGGGGCAACTGGCTGCTGCATTGTCAAGTCGAGATGCTGCAGAGAAAAATCTATCCTCTGTTCTGAAGAGTAAACAAGAGATGGAAAAAAAGTTGGCAGACGCACTAAGGGAGATGGAGTTGCTAAAAGAGAAGTTAGCTGGTATAGAGCTAGCACAAGAAGAAGCCAACAGCTTGTCAAATATCGTCCATTCCGACAACGTAAGGCTTGAGCATGACGTGGCGTTTCTTAAGGCAGTTTTGGATGATACGCAGAAG GAACTTCATTCTACCAGGGGAGTGCTCTCCGGGGAAAGGGCTAGAGCATTCCAACTACAGGTAAGTGGTATACCGAATAACTGGGAAGAAAGAAAATAG
- the LOC110611710 gene encoding acyl-CoA-binding domain-containing protein 6 isoform X1, with translation MFGFSRRRMKLGRVKKVQLSETTLVTRSPIRPQKRNNHPNSEVVAPTTSHSDELDCQCSSAPHEINNSTSANSDNWMVLSVSGDKPTPRFNHAATVIGNKMFVVGGESGSGLLDDVQVLNFAQFTWTAISSKLYLSPSSLPLKIPACKGHCLVSWGKKALLIGGKTDPASDRISVWAFDMETECWSLLEAKGDVPVARSDHTVVRASTVLILFGGEDAKRRKLNDLHMFDLKSLTWLPLHCTGTGPSPRSNHVAALFDDKMLLIFGGASKSRTLNDLYFLDFETMVWSRIKIRGFHPSPRAGCCGVLCGTKWYIAGGGSRKKRHSETLVFDILKVEWSVAFAASPSSITTNKGFSLVLVQHKEKDFLVAFGGSKKEPTNQVEVMGMDKSESSMSRQLVASKGPGPILFGKKSLSMGLAAQLGTDSSQRSVESLARQNLASAVEQHGSGRKSLSETLADPNPVSGNVSLRKQFIEEEHSTAVKVAKNSEDGTFSSLAMEHRINQPDVSIQTNISIGKIIAEENSSVFEYENMNSQNQGIGNHPVDNEDVLVPATDGITGGCHSSMYLLYETKITALIRKNGVLEGQLAAALSSRDAAEKNLSSVLKSKQEMEKKLADALREMELLKEKLAGIELAQEEANSLSNIVHSDNVRLEHDVAFLKAVLDDTQKELHSTRGVLSGERARAFQLQVEVFHLKQRLQSMENRVPTPRKQFNV, from the exons ATGTTTGGCTTCTCTCGTAGACGCATGAAACTTGGCAG AGTTAAGAAGGTACAGCTCTCGGAAACGACACTTGTGACTAGAAGTCCTATTAGACCCCAGAAACGAAATAACCATCCCAAT AGTGAAGTCGTTGCCCCTACAACTAGTCATTCTGATGAGCTCGATTGTCAGTGTTCATCTGCTCCACATGAGATTAATAACTCTACATCAGCGAACTCCGATAACTGGATGGTGTTGTCTGTATCTGGGGACAAACCAACGCCTCGTTTCAAT CATGCTGCTACTGTGATCGGTAACAAGATGTTTGTGGTTGGTGGTGAGTCTGGAAGTGGATTGTTAGATGATGTACAG GTGCTTAATTTTGCCCAATTTACCTGGACTGCAATTTCATCAAAGCTTTACTTGTCACCAAGCAGCCTGCCATTAAAGATCCCTGCATGCAAGGGCCATTGTCTG GTTTCATGGGGGAAGAAGGCACTTTTAATTGGAGGAAAAACAGATCCTGCAAGTGATAGAATTTCAG TTTGGGCATTTGACATGGAAACAGAGTGTTGGTCACTTTTGGAAGCAAAGGGAGATGTGCCG GTTGCTCGCAGTGATCATACAGTGGTCAGGGCAAGTactgttttaattttatttggagGTGAAGATGCTAAAAGAAGAAAACTAAATGATCTACATATGTTTGATCTGAAGTCTTTAACATGGCTCCCTTTACATTGCAC AGGAACAGGACCGTCTCCGAGATCGAACCATGTGGCTGCTCTTTTTGATGATAAAATGCTACTCATATTTGGAGGAGCATCAAAGTCACGGACTTTGAATGACTTGTATTTCCTCGACTTTGAAACG ATGGTTTGGTCAAGAATAAAGATACGAGGTTTCCATCCATCTCCTAGGGCTGGTTGTTGTGGAGTTCTATGTGGAACTAAATGGTACATTGCAGGAGGGGGTAGCAGAAAAAAAC GACACTCGGAAACTTTGGTTTTTGACATTTTGAAAGTGGAGTGGTCTGTAGCTTTTGCAGCATCCCCATCTTCTATCACGACAAACAAG GGATTTAGTTTGGTGCTTGTGCAACACAAAGAAAAGGATTTTCTTGTTGCATTTGGAGGATCCAAAAAGGAGCCAACAAATCAG GTTGAAGTTATGGGTATGGATAAGAGTGAATCATCCATGAGTCGACAATTGGTTGCTAGTAAAGGTCCTGGCCCTATTTTGTTTGGAAAAAAGTCATTATCCATGGGGCTGGCTGCACAACTTGGTACTGATTCTTCCCAGCGTTCAGTTGAATCCCTTGCAAGACAAAATTTGGCATCTGCAGTTGAGCAGCATGGTTCTGGTAGAAAATCTTTGTCAGAGACACTTGCTGATCCAAATCCTGTTTCTGGCAATGTCTCTCTGCGCAAGCAATTTATCGAGGAAGAACATAGCACAGCTGTTAAGGTGGCAAAGAATTCAGAAGATGGAACCTTTTCATCTCTG gCAATGGAACACCGTATAAATCAACCTGATGTGTCAATTCAGACCAACATATCTATAGGTAAAATTATTGCAGAGGAAAATTCTTCTGTATTTGAATATGAAAATATGAACTCCCAGAACCAAGGAATTGGAAACCATCCAGTTGATAATGAGGATGTATTAGTACCAGCAACAGATGGTATTACAGGAGGCTGCCATTCAAGCATGTATCTATTATatgaaacaaaaataactgcACTAATAAGAAAGAATGGGGTTCTAGAGGGGCAACTGGCTGCTGCATTGTCAAGTCGAGATGCTGCAGAGAAAAATCTATCCTCTGTTCTGAAGAGTAAACAAGAGATGGAAAAAAAGTTGGCAGACGCACTAAGGGAGATGGAGTTGCTAAAAGAGAAGTTAGCTGGTATAGAGCTAGCACAAGAAGAAGCCAACAGCTTGTCAAATATCGTCCATTCCGACAACGTAAGGCTTGAGCATGACGTGGCGTTTCTTAAGGCAGTTTTGGATGATACGCAGAAG GAACTTCATTCTACCAGGGGAGTGCTCTCCGGGGAAAGGGCTAGAGCATTCCAACTACAG GTTGAAGTTTTTCATCTCAAACAAAGATTGCAATCCATGGAAAACCGAGTTCCCACCCCTAGGAAACAATTCAATGTCTAG
- the LOC110611712 gene encoding probable serine/threonine-protein phosphatase 2A regulatory subunit B'' subunit TON2: MYSGSSDGESHEAPQRKIPPASSMLWVRNLRRYIGSGAGLGSEALMELETKRILLDIFKEKQQKSAEAGTIPSFYKKKPEEGSISHRVQRLAKFRFLKKQSDLLLNADDLDEMWVCLRENCVIDDATGAEKMNYEDFCHIASVCTERIGPKCRRFFSPSNFMKFEKDESGRIAILPFYLYVMRTVSLTQARIDMSELDEDSDGFLQPHEMEAYIRGLIPNLAQLRDMPAQFVQMYCRIAAHKFFFFCDPHRRGKACIKKVLLSNCLQELMELHQESEEEVTDTEQAENWFSLTSAQRICDMFLALDKDMNGTLSKQELREYADGTLTDIFIERVFDEHVRRGKTGGGNAREMDFESFLDFVLAQENKDTPEGLTYLFRCLDLQGRGHLTTADIHSLFRDVHQKWIEGGNYELCIEDVRDEIWDMVKPADPLKITLSDLLSCKQGGTVASMLIDVRGFWAHDNRENLLQEEEEPEEE, translated from the exons ATGTACAGTGGGTCGAGCGATGGCGAGAGCCACGAGGCTCCGCAGAGGAAGATTCCGCCGGCCTCGTCTATGCTGTGGGTTCGCAATCTCCGCCGGTACATTGGATCTGGTGCTGGTTTAGGATCCGAAGCCCTAATGG AGCTCGAGACAAAGAGGATCTTGCTTGATATTTTTAAAGAGAAGCAACAAAAAAGTGCTGAAGCTGGCACAATACCAAGTTTTTATAAGAAG AAACCTGAAGAAGGATCAATCAGTCACAGGGTCCAGAGATTGGcaaaatttcgatttttaaaa AAGCAATCAGATCTTTTGCTTAATGCAGATGATCTGGATGAAATGTGGGTTTGCTTGAGAGAAAACTGTGTTATTGATGATGCTACTGGTGCAGAAAAG ATGAATTATGAAGATTTTTGCCACATAGCCTCAGTATGTACTGAACGAATCGGCCCCAAATGTCGACGATTTTTTAGCCCTTCTAATTTCATGAAGTTTGAGAAAGATGAATCTGGAAGAATAGCCATTTTACCCTTTTACCTTTATGTGATGAGGACA GTTTCACTTACGCAAGCCAGAATAGATATGAGTGAACTTGATGAGGATTCAGATGGCTTCCTCCAGCCTCAC GAAATGGAGGCTTATATACGAGGTCTTATTCCTAATTTAGCGCAACTACGTGACATGCCTGCACAGTTTGTTCAGATGTACTGCCGCATAGCTGCACacaaattcttcttcttctgtgaTCCTCATAGGCGAG GGAAGGCCTGCATAAAGAAGGTGCTTCTTAGTAATTGTCTTCAGGAGCTAATGGAATTGCACCAG GAAAGTGAGGAAGAAGTCACTGACACTGAACAAGCTGAAAATTGGTTTTCTTTGACATCTGCACAACGCATATGTG ATATGTTTCTTGCGCTTGATAAAGATATGAATGGAACATTGAGCAAGCAAGAGCTTCGAGAATATGCAGATGGAACACTCActgatatttttattgaaagaG TGTTTGATGAGCATGTCCGTCGTGGCAAAACTGGAGGAGGAAATGCACGGGAGATGGACTTTGAAAGTTTTCTCGACTTTGTTCTGGCCCAAGAAAACAAGGATACTCCAGAAGGTTTAACATATTTGTTCCGTTGTCTTGATCTTCAAGGACGGGGACACCTAACAACAGCTGATATCCACTCCCTATTTAG AGATGTACACCAGAAATGGATTGAAGGTGGAAACTATGAGTTGTGCATTGAAGACGTTAGGGATGAAATCTGGGATATGGTTAAGCCAGCTGACCCACTCAAGATTACACTGTCTGATCTGCTATCGTGTAAACAAGGTGGGACTGTAGCCAGCATGCTAATCGATGTGCGAGGTTTCTGGGCACATGATAATAGAGAAAATCTTCTccaggaagaggaagaaccagAAGAAGAATGA